A single genomic interval of Apis cerana isolate GH-2021 linkage group LG14, AcerK_1.0, whole genome shotgun sequence harbors:
- the LOC107992567 gene encoding cilia- and flagella-associated protein 52, whose product MDIKELEVFGIIAFDGIMRNGLQLHPDGEHLVYPMGNKVTVKHVKTGEQFFFVGHKNFVSALCISSSGDLIASGQVNHHGFKAMVIIWDYINRKMKLSYEIHKVRVEDVCFTENGKYLISLGGRDDGRIIIWDIENETPLCSTSIGNESFGNITIIARTNVCKTSFMTAGDKTLKLWRIDLEERKMYGTDVKIGKMKREINCLVINESDEYVYCGTTSGDIIKARLNIEKSKEMTKYPVMIGCYSKISTQKGKANSQNGEIYAGGVKNLLLLEKEKLIVGAGDGTVELIEIIKASKLTAKITKALVIPAIMTYCSRNVCAMVTSMIRYKNEFILVGTALCEIYEIELARFHMRLIVTCHTNSIFDVAFPRNYSEIFATTSKNDIRVWKLITQKELLRISVPNFICSSICFNCNGNSIISAWNDGAIRGFALNGGKLLFEINGAHTKSVSTITITNDDSKLISGGCDGQVRIWDAKSEIRYLLQVLKEHRGPITSLQVSPDNESLISSSTDGTCILWNLRNFTRKFMLRGNTMYMATCFVPNGVQILTCGTDRKIAYWETLDGSLVREVEGSLTGTLNTISISHDGQYFLTGSDDSIIKLWEYRTANTIRLSLAHAAAVTRCVFAPDDTFIVTASADGAIMIWKYPFSEK is encoded by the exons atggACATAAAAGAACTTGAAGTATTTGGAATAATAGCATTTGATG gtaTAATGAGAAATGGTTTACAATTACATCCTGATGGAGAGCATCTTGTGTATCCAATGGGAAATAAAGTTACTGTCAAACATGTAAAAACGGGTGAACAATTCTTCTTTGTTGgtcataaaaatttcgtttctgcTTTATGTATTTCATCTTCTGGCGATTTAATAGCTTCTGGTCAAGTAAATCATCACGGTTTCaag gCAATGGTTATAATATGGGATTATATCAatcgtaaaatgaaattaagctATGAGATACACAAAGTTAGAGTCGAAGATGTATGTTTTACAGAAAATGGGAAATATCTTATTAGTCTTGGAGGAAGAGATGACGGTCGCATCATAATATGggatattgaaaatgaaactcCACTTtgta GTACTTCCATTGGGAACGAATCGTTtggaaatattacaataattgcaCGAACTAACGTTTGCAAAACAAGTTTTATGACTGCTGGAgataaaactttgaaattatgGCGTATCGATTTAGAAGAACGAAAAATGTATGGAACGGATGTAAAAATCGGAAAAATGAAGCGTGAAATTAATTGTCTAGTTATAAATGAAAGTGatgaatatgtatattgtGGAACAACATCTGGTGACATTATAAAAGCAAG attaaatattgaaaaatccaAAGAAATGACTAAATATCCGGTAATGATTGGATGTTATTCAAAGATATCGACGCAAAAAGGAAAAGCAAATTCACAAAATGGAGAAATATATGCAGGaggtgtaaaaaatttattgcttttagagaaagaaaaattaattgtaggtGCTGGCGATGGTACGgtcgaattaattgaaataataaaagcatCAAAACTTACcgcaaaaataacaaaagcaTTAGTCATACCAGCCATTATGACA tattgcTCAAGAAATGTATGTGCTATGGTGACATCAATGATTcggtataaaaatgaatttatattagtaGGGACCGCTTTatgtgaaatttatgaaattgaattgGCAAGATTTCATATGCGTTTAATTGTGACTTGTCatacaaattcaatattcGATGTGGCATTTCCACG caattattcagaaatatttgcAACAACTAGTAAAAATGACATACGAGTATGGAAATTAATTACCCAAAAAGAATTGCTTCGAATTTCTGtaccaaattttatttgttctagTATATGTTTCAATTGTAATggtaattctataatatctg ctTGGAATGATGGTGCAATAAGAGGATTCGCTTTGAATGGCGGAAAACtgttattcgaaattaatggCGCTCACACAAAATCTGTATCAACAATTACTATTACAAACGATGATAGTAAACTTATTAGTGGGGGCTGTGATGGACAG GTGCGAATATGGGATGCAAAATCAGAAATACGATATTTACTGCAAGTTTTAAAAGAACATAGAGGACCAATAACGTCATTACAAGTTTCACCAGATAATGAGAGTTTAATTAGTTCTAGCACTGATGGCACATGTATATTGTGGAATTTgag aaattttacgaGGAAGTTTATGTTACGAGGAAACACAATGTATATGGCAACGTGTTTTGTTCCTAACGGTGTTCAAATTTTAACATGTGGTACAGACCGCAAAATAGCTTATTGGGAAACCTTGGATGGTTCGTTAGTTCGGGAAGTTGAAGGTTCACTTACTGGAACATTAAATACTATAAGTATTAGCCATGATGGACAATATTTTCTCACTGGATCAGATGATTCCATTATCAAATTATGGGAATATCGCACTGCTAATACTATTCGTTTAAGTCTTGCACATGCTGCCGCGGTTACTCGTTGTGTCTTTGCTCCAGATGATACATTTATTGTCACGGCAAGTGCAGATGGTGCTATAATGATTTGGAAATAtcctttttcagaaaaataa